Proteins encoded in a region of the Hypomesus transpacificus isolate Combined female chromosome 17, fHypTra1, whole genome shotgun sequence genome:
- the mapk8ip3 gene encoding C-Jun-amino-terminal kinase-interacting protein 3, with product MMELQIDEVVYQDDYGSVSVMSERVSGLANSIYREFERLIRSYDEEVVKELMPLVVNVLENLDSVLTENQEHEVELELLKEDNEQLITQYEREKALRKQAEEKFIEFEDALEAEKKDLQSHVDSLELQGKQLELKTKNYADQISRLEERESDMKKEYNALHQRHTEMIQTYVEHIERSKMHQAGSNSQSEGPGSAKTHRHTWRTSSKAERPPSLSLRPNGEGMCRADKCGVQTGLEPSFFRLPQEDGSESDSAAATPSSTGSKSNTPTSSVPSATVTPSELHPPSQFDGTHSGNHRKSAKRLSRNMEVQVSQETRNVSIGMGSSDEWSEFQEIIDSTPELDMCVDPRVYGGGNSPSQGIVNEAFGINTDSLYHEIKDAKSDIIGDVDAGAELLGEFSGMGKEVENLLTENKQLLETKNALNIVKNDLIAKVDELSGDQEVLREELEAVRLSKNRMDTRVKELEEELKRLRAEALGASQDSKDDGGEDLSSPMQDGDVSMTQRRRFTRVEMARVLMERNQYKERLMELQEAVRWTEMIRASRESPQIQEKKKSTIWQFFARLFSSSASPPPVKRPYYSVNIHYKSPSPAGFPQRRSHTMCQISTSNRTLEFFPEDDSALSVRREQRREQYRQVREHMRRDDGIMQACGWSVPPRFKQAGSQLDSAPDGPLKRQQAPNEKEDNRMKNVPVPVYCRPLVEKDPNRKLWCAAGVDLAGWKASPQGADSAKTAATTTDPLTTEEEGDSKSIQSSPEKRKSRELHETDSLSSRVWILTSTHSASKVVIIDANQPGSLVDQFNVCNAHVLCISSVPAASESDYPAGEIVLDPGEMVEGAGGEETGGVEGMLAGITLVGCATNCSVVRSNCSSRTDTPILDKGQAPMSAPVKLHPTQSAEEATEATEVPEAAVSESADVSGPPGPFTEHVFTDPQPRMADAAGQYEQCAGGPSQPPETEEGSEDPSTCPSTCPSTCPSTCSSVGPTMWLGAQNGWLYVHSAVASWKTCLHSIKLKDSVLSLVHVKGRVLVALADGTLAIFHRSEDGQWDLSNYHLMDLGRPHHSIRCMAVVHDKVWCGYKNKIHVIQPKSMQIEKSFDAHPRRESQVRQLAWIGDGVWVSIRLDSTLRLYHALTHQHLQDVDIEPYVSKMLGTGKLGFSFVRITALLIGGNRLWVGTGNGVVISIPLTETVVLHRGQLLGLRANKVSPTSSGGVIHVYADDSAEKSSGSFIPYCSMAQAQLCFHGHRDAVKFFVSVPGNVLATLNGSVLDSPSEGQGSAPPPDTEMQSVQNVLVLSGGEGYIDFRIGDGEDDETEEGEGGGGPQGGGAQQVKPALCKAERSHIIVWQVSYVPE from the exons ATGATGGAACTTCAAATCGACGAGGTCGTCTACCAAGACGACTACGGGTCTGTGTCGGTGATGTCGGAACGTGTTTCAGGCCTGGCCAATAGCATTTACCGAGAGTTTGAGCGGCTGATCCGCAGTTATGACGAGGAGGTGGTGAAGGAGCTCATGCCACTGGTGGTAAACGTTTTGGAAAATTTAGATTCGGTTCTAACTGAGAACCAGGAGCATGAGGTGGAACTAGAGCTGTTAAAAGAAGACAACGAGCAGCTCATCACACAATACGAGCGCGAGAAAGCGCTGCGGAAACAagcagaggag AAATTTATTGAGTTTGAGGATGCACTGGAGGCTGAGAAGAAAGACCTGCAGAGTCATGTGGACAGCCTGGAACTGCAGGGCAAGCAGCTGGAACTCAAGACCAAGAACTATGCAGACCAGA TTAGTCGTCTGGAGGAGCGGGAGTCCGACATGAAGAAGGAGTATAACGCCCTGCACCAGCGGCACACTGAG aTGATTCAGACGTACGTGGAGCACATCGAACGCTCCAAGATGCATCAGGCAGGAagcaacagccaatcagagggccCGGGCAGCGCCAAAAC TCATCGCCACACATGGAGGACAAG CAGCAAAGCAGAGCGCCCACCATCGCTGAGCCTGCGCCCCAACGGAGAGGGAATG TGTAGAGCAGATAAGTGTGGAGTTCAAACAGGACTTGAACCTTCCTTCTTCCGCTTGCCTCAGGAGGACGGCTCTGAGTCCGACTCAGCGGCAGCCACGCCCAGCAGCACTGGGAGCAAGTCCAACACGCCCACCTCCTCTGTCCCATCAGCCACCGTCACGCCATCCGAGctccacccaccctcacagTTTGACGGGACGCATTCAGGGAACCACAGAAAGAGCGCCAAGCGGCTGAGCAGGAACATGGAGGTGCAAGTTTCTCAGGAAACGAGAAATGTTAGCATTG GTATGGGCAGCAGTGACGAGTGGTCAGAGTTCCAGGAGATCATCGACTCGACCCCTGAGCTGGATATGTGTGTTGACCCCCGAGTCTATGGTGGAGGAAACAG TCCTTCACAGGGCATCGTAAATGAGGCTTTTGGCATCAACACCGACTCCCTTTATCACGAGATCAAAGACGCCAAATCGGACATCATCGGAGATGTGGATGCAGGCGCAGAGCTTCTAG GAGAATTCTcag GGATGGGTAAGGAGGTGGAGAATCTTCTAACCGAAAACAAACAGCTGTTGGAGACCaa AAATGCTCTCAACATAGTGAAGAATGACCTTATTGCCAAAGTGGACGAGCTCTCAGGAGACCAGGAGGTTCtgagagaggagctggaggctgtgaggctcTCCAAGAACAGGATGGACACCCGGGTcaaagagctggaggaggagctgaagag GTTGAGGGCAGAAGCTCTTGGGGCGTCTCAAGATTCTAAGGATGATGGTGGTGAAGAC TTGTCGTCCCCGATGCAGGATGGAGACGTGAGCATGACTCAGCGCAGGCGATTCACCCGGGTGGAGATGGCCCGCGTGCTGATGGAGAGGAACCAGTACAAAGAGAGACTGATGGAACTACAGGAGGCCGTGCGCTGGACAGAGATGATCAG GGCATCCAGGGAAAGTCCACAAATACAAGAGAAGAAGAAGTCCACCATCTGGCAGTT cTTTGCCCGTCTGTTCAGCTCCTCTGCCAGCCCCCCTCCAGTCAAGCGGCCCTACTACAGCGTGAACATCCACTACAAGTCGCCCTCCCCAGCAGGCTTCCCTCAGAGGCGCAGCCACACCATGTGCCAGATATCCACATCAAACCGCACCCTCGAGTTCTTCCCTGAAGA CGACTCAGCGCTGTCTGTCCGCAGGGAGCAGCGGCGGGAACAGTACCGGCAGGTCCGTGAGCACATGCGCCGCGATGACGGCATCATGCAGGCATGTGGCTGGAGTGTGCCACCTCGCTTCAAACAG gCAGGATCTCAGCTGGACAGCGCTCCTGATGGCCCCCTGAAGAGGCAGCAG GCGCCCAACGAAAAGGAGGACAACAGGATGAAGAATGTTCCTGTTCCTGTGTACTGTCGCCCCCTGGTGGAGAAAGATCCAAACAGGAAG CTGTGGTGTGCTGCAGGGGTGGACCTGGCAGGATGGAAGGCCTCTCCTCAGGGTGCTGACTCAGCTAAAACAGCAGCGACCACCACTGACCCTCTGACCacggaagaggagggagacagcaaaAGTATCCAGAGCTCCCCAGAAAAGAGGAAG TCGAGGGAGCTCCATGAAACAGACTCCTTGAGCAGCAGAGTGTGGATCCTGACCAGTACTCACTCTGCTAGTAAAGTTGTCATCATAGATGCCAATCAGCCAGGTTCACTGGTGGACCAGTTCAACGTCTGCAACGCCCATGTGCTCTGCATCTCCAGTGTGCCTG CTGCCAGTGAGAGTGACTACCCTGCAGGGGAGATCGTTCTAGATCCTGGGGAGATGGTGGAAGGTGCTGGCGGTGAGGAGACTGGTGGGGTGGAAGGCATGTTAGCAGGCATCACTCTGGTGGGCTGTGCCACAAACTGTAGCGTTGTCCGCAGCAACTGCTCTTCACGCACTGACACTCCCATACTGGACAAAGGACAAG CCCCCATGTCTGCTCCGGTCAAGCTGCACCCTACGCAGTCTGCTGAAGAAGCCACCGAGGCAACCGAGGTCCCTGAAGCTGCCGTTAGCGAGAGCGCGGACGTCTCCGGCCCCCCTGGGCCCTTCACTGAGCACGTGTTCACAGACCCCCAGCCCAGGATGGCGGATGCTGCTGGTCAATATGAACA GTGTGCAGGCGggccctcccagcccccagagacagaggaaggcagTGAAGACCCCAGCACCTGCCCCAGCACCTGCCCCAGCACCTGCCCCAGCACCTGCTCCAGTGTGGGCCCCACCATGTGGCTTGGAGCCCAGAATGGCTG GCTTTACGTCCACTCTGCAGTGGCCAGCTGGAAGACATGTCTCCACTCCATCAAACTGAAAGACTCAGTGCTCAGTCTAGT CCATGTGAAGGGGCGTGTCCTTGTGGCTCTGGCCGATGGGACGCTGGCCATCTTCCACAGATCTGAGG acgGTCAGTGGGATCTTTCCAACTATCACCTGATGGATCTGGGACGACCACACCACTCCATCCGCTGCATGGCCGTGGTCCATGACAAGGTGTGGTGTGGCTACAAGAACAAGATCCACGTCATTCAGCCCAAGAGCATGCAGATCGAG AAGTCCTTTGACGCTCATCCTCGGAGGGAGAGCCAGGTCCGCCAGCTGGCCTGGATTGGTGACGGAGTGTGGGTCTCCATCAGGCTGGACTCCACCCTGCGCCTCTACCACGCTCTTACACACCAACACCTCCAGGACGTGGACATTGAACCCTACGTCAGCAAGATGCTCG GTACGGGGAAATTGGGTTTCTCATTTGTGCGAATTACAGCACTTTTAATTGGAGGAAATCGTCTTTGGGTGGGCACTGGAAATGGCGTGGTCATCTCTATCCCACTGACTGAGA CGGTAGTCCTTCACCGGGGACAGCTCCTGGGGTTGAGGG CCAACAAGGTCTCTCCCACGTCGTCCGGGGGGGTGATCCATGTGTATGCGGACGACAGCGCGGAGAAGAGCAGTGGCAGCTTCATCCCGTACTGCTCTATGGCTCAGGCTCAGCTGTGCTTCCATGGACACCGGGATGCCGTCAAGTTCTTTGTTTCTGTGCCAG GAAATGTGTTAGCCACCCTGAACGGTAGTGTGTTGGACAGCCCCTCAGAGGGCCAGGGCTCCGCCCCACCCCCAGACACGGAGATGCAGAGTGTGCAGAACGTCCTT